A genome region from Longimicrobiales bacterium includes the following:
- a CDS encoding carboxypeptidase-like regulatory domain-containing protein — protein sequence MSRFNRSRIIAVAYAFLAVPAGAQTLRGTIVDSDSGEPVVLAYVGLLAEGQEMVVAALANMVGEFEVTAPSAGGYFLYVSRTGYETLMDGVFDLGEGGEFNLQVGLRPAPIELEEVVVESSTRSLSSLEQNGFYDRAIMGLGTLMIRDEIERRAIDKVSDVFRMIPRLEIDDSRPLTGSTDVMRNPAIYNWRGGRKCSPTLYIDRHVVNAGGDYPLRPDDYMTASEIEAIEVYTRTSEVPVGFDEITSCGVILVWTRTR from the coding sequence GTGAGTCGATTCAATCGGTCCAGGATCATCGCTGTAGCGTACGCCTTCCTCGCCGTTCCGGCTGGAGCCCAAACGCTCAGGGGTACCATTGTCGACAGCGACTCCGGTGAGCCGGTTGTGCTCGCCTATGTGGGCTTACTCGCCGAGGGACAGGAGATGGTCGTCGCTGCGTTGGCGAATATGGTCGGAGAGTTTGAGGTCACCGCCCCCTCCGCAGGGGGATACTTCCTCTACGTTTCACGCACCGGTTACGAGACACTCATGGACGGGGTCTTCGACCTCGGTGAGGGGGGTGAATTCAATCTTCAAGTCGGCTTGCGACCGGCTCCCATCGAGCTCGAAGAGGTTGTGGTGGAGAGTTCCACCCGGAGCCTGAGCTCGCTCGAGCAGAATGGATTTTACGACCGGGCGATCATGGGTCTCGGGACGTTGATGATCCGCGACGAGATTGAGCGTCGCGCCATCGACAAGGTCAGTGACGTATTTCGAATGATTCCACGGTTGGAGATCGATGACTCGCGGCCCCTCACGGGAAGTACGGATGTCATGCGGAACCCAGCGATCTACAACTGGCGGGGCGGAAGGAAGTGCTCTCCTACGCTTTATATCGACCGACACGTGGTGAACGCCGGCGGCGATTATCCGCTCCGTCCCGATGACTACATGACGGCATCTGAAATCGAGGCGATCGAGGTCTACACGCGCACGAGCGAAGTGCCGGTGGGATTTGACGAGATCACAAGCTGCGGGGTGATACTTGTCTGGACACGCACGCGCTGA
- a CDS encoding RagB/SusD family nutrient uptake outer membrane protein → MNKWTRRAGVMPVVAAMAVVFSGCSLEVLNPGAIQDADLILPELMPVLVSGVSAEYNDFGDTYAFSGGRLTDELAGTGSYGSTQEYRQGIFDWESSEGFWSQTHEAAWAADQAWTRIQEVLGDAANTADISARLWAIRGFARIRLGENFCYAVFDVEDWQERTESFNRAITDFNKSISIGGAGNNWSIASYAGLAQAQLGLASYGAGSWAAAGAAADAFFANGGTDAFVDQAIYHAQANTNQVWNESWGRGEVGVYRTPAARLWDTNADPRTPYTKCGTYDDQTSAYPLNVDGGVTATGNCSGQGSGAHQGADGDHAHHRQDKYTERGSDINRASGSEMRLIQAEAAMMAGDFAGMATAINKIRALHGMADIVAPTEVGALVFPMDIANTTSAVQVLDRERYATLWLEGRRMYDLDRWNHPFLDGKWIVGGAAETRRVSCMPLPQIECQLNPNLKDDANGVCSGG, encoded by the coding sequence ATGAATAAATGGACCAGAAGAGCCGGTGTGATGCCGGTCGTTGCCGCGATGGCGGTGGTTTTTTCAGGGTGCAGTCTTGAGGTCTTAAATCCTGGTGCGATCCAGGACGCCGATCTTATCCTCCCTGAGCTGATGCCGGTGCTGGTATCCGGAGTGTCGGCTGAATACAACGACTTCGGAGATACGTACGCTTTCTCCGGTGGTCGCCTGACGGACGAGCTTGCCGGTACCGGCAGCTACGGCTCCACACAGGAGTATCGCCAGGGCATCTTCGACTGGGAGTCGTCCGAAGGATTCTGGTCGCAGACCCATGAGGCAGCGTGGGCTGCGGACCAGGCTTGGACTCGTATCCAGGAAGTTCTTGGAGACGCGGCCAACACGGCTGACATCTCGGCCCGTCTTTGGGCTATTCGTGGATTCGCGCGGATACGTCTGGGCGAAAACTTCTGCTACGCGGTCTTCGATGTTGAAGACTGGCAGGAGCGCACGGAATCTTTCAATCGTGCGATTACCGACTTCAACAAATCGATTTCAATCGGTGGAGCCGGTAACAACTGGTCGATCGCGTCCTATGCCGGACTCGCCCAGGCCCAGTTGGGCCTAGCTTCGTATGGTGCGGGATCCTGGGCTGCTGCAGGTGCGGCGGCTGATGCGTTCTTCGCGAACGGCGGGACAGATGCGTTCGTCGACCAGGCTATCTACCACGCTCAGGCGAACACCAATCAGGTCTGGAACGAGTCCTGGGGCCGTGGTGAAGTCGGTGTCTATCGTACGCCTGCGGCGCGACTGTGGGATACGAATGCCGATCCGCGGACGCCTTACACCAAATGTGGTACGTATGACGACCAGACGTCGGCGTACCCGCTTAACGTCGATGGTGGTGTGACGGCGACCGGTAATTGCTCGGGTCAGGGTTCAGGTGCGCACCAGGGAGCCGATGGCGACCATGCGCACCACCGCCAGGACAAGTATACCGAGCGTGGTTCCGACATTAACCGTGCTTCCGGTAGTGAAATGCGGTTGATTCAAGCCGAAGCTGCCATGATGGCTGGTGACTTCGCCGGGATGGCTACTGCGATCAATAAGATCCGTGCGCTCCATGGGATGGCTGATATCGTGGCGCCGACTGAGGTCGGTGCACTCGTCTTCCCAATGGACATCGCGAACACGACTTCAGCGGTGCAGGTTCTCGACCGTGAGCGGTACGCTACGCTCTGGCTTGAGGGTCGTCGTATGTACGACTTGGATCGTTGGAATCACCCGTTCTTGGACGGGAAGTGGATTGTGGGCGGCGCCGCGGAGACGAGGCGGGTGAGTTGCATGCCGCTTCCGCAGATCGAGTGTCAGCTGAATCCGAACCTAAAAGATGACGCCAACGGAGTTTGTTCCGGTGGATAG
- a CDS encoding TonB-dependent receptor: MTLRTFVSRTVTALAFTMFSAAGLAAQSTGTITGLVRDGLNLSPLAGAQVSIEGTGIGGLVNNVGRFLLLNVPAGTQTVNVTMIGYGAGTATITVTAGGTASNNFDLRQQALNLEGVVVTGTAGQARRREVGNSIESVGQADIAVAAVTDVGDILQGRAAGVQISDTDGQVGAGSEIRIRGNSSVSQGNRPLIYIDGIRMETGTLTLSDEAAATPMALDAINPQDIDRIEIVKGPAATTLYGTEAAGGVIQIFTKRGSAGAPAWTVSVDGGRSRMGHQGPNGGGDLGSISNLYTETHPELYPDGTTGFDWLNSDDETLNANGLRLNDCATGDKLDRYSTINGYAAEPGCPDSGSWLRDAYMQRYNLSVRGGGETATYFVSGRMANEEGTVAPQGQNSYNARANVQFQPFDGLDISVNNMYTRRSIDWIPNGNNASGLFLNVLRGERGYTPGNDDSLVLVNDINTALSQWVTSASVGWTPSQNFSHRLNFGMDYNYSDYTDFKPYGNYEFALGSRQNDTRSDRNLTFDYNGSWRTDVTSGLSSSFSWGGQVYEEYGWGLEGRDGDFAGPGDQLVGDGTLPFSDEDRLTIRSGGFFLQEQIGFGDRLFLTGGVRWDGFSTFGAGFGLAAYPKISAAYTISDESFFPQGGFIDAMKLRAAWGKSGRAPGAFDAVKVYGAVQADELVPALTISNLGNADLGPEISMELEYGFEMSMFDGRLSADFTKYDQKTLDALIGVQEAPSFGTDERTLRNLGETENKGTETVLNVVAWRSDNLEWSVSGAYSTNNSKIVDLGPLQDAGSNLRLGFPIGVNYSRTVLNPTAKGEKPVYSDEVLGGHFPTQIFSLGTRVTINQALTLDVLAEGQQGHYKSVGLGWATTRRETWPACFGIQDSFNATGLTNITPAQAATCVPSYVQWGMWTDAADFLKIRSASLSYRLPDGLVPGARSMTLALQAKNLFVFTDYQGLDPEASDRGNSRGESAFEYYNMAPPRIIILNVTVNF, translated from the coding sequence ATGACTCTTAGGACGTTTGTTTCCAGAACTGTGACGGCACTTGCCTTCACAATGTTCAGCGCTGCCGGATTGGCTGCGCAAAGTACCGGTACGATTACCGGTCTGGTTCGCGATGGACTGAACTTGTCGCCCTTGGCGGGCGCACAGGTTTCCATCGAGGGAACCGGTATTGGTGGACTGGTCAACAATGTTGGCCGTTTCCTGCTTTTGAATGTTCCGGCAGGAACGCAAACAGTTAACGTCACGATGATCGGCTATGGTGCCGGTACCGCGACAATCACGGTGACCGCTGGTGGAACGGCGTCGAACAACTTCGACCTCCGGCAGCAGGCACTAAATCTCGAAGGTGTTGTCGTGACCGGTACTGCCGGTCAGGCACGTCGTCGGGAGGTTGGTAACTCGATTGAGTCGGTTGGCCAGGCAGATATCGCTGTCGCCGCGGTGACCGACGTCGGTGACATTCTGCAGGGCCGCGCAGCGGGCGTGCAGATTTCTGACACCGACGGTCAGGTTGGTGCTGGTTCGGAGATCCGCATTCGCGGTAACTCCTCGGTTAGCCAGGGCAACCGTCCATTGATCTACATCGACGGTATCCGCATGGAGACGGGCACGCTGACGCTCTCCGATGAGGCTGCGGCAACCCCGATGGCCCTCGACGCGATCAACCCGCAGGACATTGATCGGATCGAGATCGTGAAGGGACCTGCAGCGACCACCCTGTACGGCACGGAAGCCGCAGGTGGCGTGATCCAGATCTTCACGAAGCGTGGTTCAGCTGGTGCTCCAGCTTGGACAGTTTCGGTCGACGGTGGCCGGAGCCGTATGGGACACCAGGGGCCGAATGGCGGTGGTGATCTCGGTTCCATTAGCAATCTGTACACCGAGACTCATCCGGAGCTCTATCCGGATGGTACCACAGGCTTTGACTGGCTCAACAGCGACGATGAAACGCTGAACGCGAACGGTCTACGTCTCAACGACTGCGCAACGGGTGACAAGCTCGATCGCTACTCGACCATCAATGGGTACGCGGCTGAGCCGGGTTGCCCGGATAGTGGCTCTTGGCTGCGTGACGCATATATGCAGCGGTACAACCTGAGTGTTCGTGGTGGTGGCGAGACGGCGACGTACTTCGTTTCCGGTCGTATGGCGAACGAAGAGGGTACGGTCGCGCCACAGGGTCAGAACAGCTACAACGCTCGTGCAAATGTCCAGTTCCAGCCGTTTGACGGGTTGGACATCAGCGTCAACAACATGTACACGCGTCGGAGCATCGACTGGATCCCGAACGGCAACAACGCGTCGGGCCTGTTCCTCAACGTGCTGCGTGGTGAGCGTGGTTACACGCCGGGCAATGACGACTCGCTGGTGTTGGTCAACGACATCAACACCGCGCTCAGCCAATGGGTTACGTCGGCAAGTGTCGGTTGGACGCCGAGTCAGAACTTTTCGCACCGGCTGAACTTCGGAATGGACTACAACTATTCCGACTACACTGACTTCAAGCCGTACGGCAACTACGAGTTCGCACTCGGCAGTCGCCAGAACGACACGCGTTCCGACCGGAACCTGACGTTCGACTACAACGGTTCGTGGCGCACCGACGTCACCTCGGGCCTCTCCTCGTCGTTCTCATGGGGTGGTCAGGTTTACGAAGAGTACGGTTGGGGCCTTGAGGGCCGTGACGGCGACTTCGCCGGTCCTGGTGACCAGCTGGTCGGTGACGGCACACTGCCGTTCAGTGATGAGGACCGTCTGACGATTCGTTCGGGTGGGTTCTTCTTGCAGGAGCAGATAGGCTTCGGCGACCGTCTCTTCCTCACCGGTGGTGTACGCTGGGATGGTTTCTCGACGTTCGGTGCAGGCTTCGGCCTCGCCGCATATCCGAAGATCTCCGCTGCATACACGATCTCGGACGAGAGCTTCTTCCCGCAGGGTGGCTTTATTGACGCCATGAAGCTGCGTGCAGCTTGGGGTAAGTCTGGTCGTGCACCTGGCGCGTTCGACGCGGTCAAGGTGTATGGCGCGGTTCAGGCTGATGAGCTCGTTCCGGCCCTGACAATTTCCAACCTCGGTAACGCTGATCTCGGTCCAGAAATTTCCATGGAGCTCGAGTATGGGTTTGAAATGTCAATGTTCGACGGCCGACTCTCGGCTGACTTTACGAAGTACGACCAGAAGACGCTGGATGCCCTCATCGGTGTTCAGGAAGCTCCTTCCTTCGGTACGGATGAGCGGACGCTGCGTAACCTCGGTGAGACGGAGAACAAGGGTACTGAGACCGTCCTGAACGTTGTTGCTTGGCGTTCAGACAACCTCGAGTGGTCGGTCAGTGGTGCTTACTCGACGAACAACTCGAAGATTGTCGATCTGGGTCCGCTTCAAGATGCGGGGTCCAACCTCCGTTTGGGCTTCCCGATTGGTGTTAATTACTCCCGTACCGTGCTCAACCCGACAGCGAAGGGAGAGAAGCCTGTATACAGCGATGAAGTGTTGGGAGGCCATTTCCCGACGCAGATCTTCTCGCTCGGTACGCGTGTGACGATTAACCAGGCGCTGACGCTTGATGTCCTCGCCGAAGGCCAACAAGGCCACTACAAGTCTGTCGGCCTCGGCTGGGCGACCACGCGTCGTGAGACGTGGCCTGCGTGCTTCGGCATTCAGGATTCGTTCAACGCGACAGGTTTGACGAACATCACGCCGGCGCAGGCTGCGACGTGTGTTCCGTCTTATGTACAGTGGGGCATGTGGACGGACGCTGCGGACTTCTTGAAGATTCGCTCTGCGTCGCTGTCCTATCGTCTTCCGGACGGACTGGTCCCGGGAGCGCGCAGCATGACGCTGGCGCTCCAGGCCAAGAATCTCTTCGTGTTCACCGATTATCAGGGTCTAGATCCTGAAGCAAGTGACCGTGGAAATTCCCGTGGTGAGTCGGCATTCGAGTACTACAACATGGCTCCGCCGCGGATCATCATCCTCAACGTGACGGTGAACTTCTGA
- a CDS encoding TonB-dependent receptor plug domain-containing protein yields MKCLRFLFLLLLGLTTGAPGARAQVEMSATVPAMGAVLQGQIVDSLGGDPIEGVLVRMDDGSSTFTDRLGEFRFDNLPQGRRIFALLTADCRITWVKITVVTGIPRDEQFRLPPAFGAAAEAKREQVEQRQRTGGRVLDQREIDRISASSVLELIRRIAPGMVSPMQGDPGDISSLTASRSRTMGAESDAPVVLIDGVRMPGVEGTLSTMRPNEISRLEIQPGAAAGWEYGSAGASGVIKIEMRRGVADGAPDRRVRAACVVPEFSVAKAR; encoded by the coding sequence ATGAAATGCCTTCGATTCCTGTTTCTTCTCCTCCTGGGGTTGACCACGGGTGCGCCCGGTGCGCGAGCTCAGGTCGAGATGTCAGCGACTGTGCCAGCAATGGGGGCTGTGCTGCAGGGTCAGATCGTGGACAGTCTGGGCGGCGATCCGATCGAAGGGGTGCTCGTCCGCATGGACGACGGTTCGTCGACCTTCACCGATCGGCTGGGTGAGTTCCGCTTCGACAATCTTCCTCAGGGCAGGCGGATTTTCGCGCTGCTTACGGCTGACTGCCGGATCACATGGGTGAAGATCACGGTCGTAACGGGCATCCCCCGCGACGAGCAGTTCCGCTTGCCTCCGGCGTTCGGAGCGGCAGCAGAGGCGAAACGGGAGCAAGTCGAGCAGCGACAGCGTACCGGAGGCCGAGTTCTCGATCAGCGAGAGATCGATCGAATCAGCGCGAGCTCGGTGCTCGAACTCATCCGACGCATCGCTCCGGGCATGGTGAGTCCAATGCAGGGAGACCCCGGTGACATCTCAAGTCTGACGGCAAGCCGAAGTCGAACGATGGGTGCAGAAAGTGACGCGCCGGTTGTCTTAATAGATGGTGTCCGGATGCCGGGAGTCGAAGGGACCCTTTCGACTATGCGCCCTAATGAAATTTCAAGGCTTGAAATACAGCCCGGGGCCGCAGCCGGCTGGGAGTACGGGTCAGCGGGTGCTAGCGGGGTCATCAAGATTGAGATGCGCCGAGGGGTCGCGGACGGAGCCCCCGATCGACGAGTGCGAGCGGCCTGCGTCGTTCCCGAATTTTCCGTGGCTAAGGCGCGCTGA